Proteins encoded together in one Kutzneria kofuensis window:
- a CDS encoding pyridoxamine 5'-phosphate oxidase family protein yields MLALSEIAPAFVEMAHRIVWCTVSTVDGANRPRSRVLHPFWEWDGERLTGWIATMQTGPKKAHLEHSPFTACNYWAQSHDTCLAECRASWEQDPAVKERVWNLFADAPEPLGYDPGGIGVPGWDGPSSPAFSVLRLDPWRVRVLTGEQLATGEPAAVWRA; encoded by the coding sequence ATGCTTGCGCTCAGTGAGATCGCACCCGCATTCGTGGAGATGGCTCACCGGATCGTGTGGTGCACGGTGTCGACCGTGGACGGTGCCAACCGCCCCCGCTCCCGCGTGCTGCACCCGTTCTGGGAATGGGACGGGGAGCGGCTGACCGGCTGGATCGCCACCATGCAGACGGGACCGAAGAAGGCTCACCTCGAGCACAGCCCGTTCACGGCGTGCAACTACTGGGCCCAGAGCCATGACACCTGTCTGGCTGAATGCCGCGCGAGCTGGGAGCAGGATCCGGCGGTCAAGGAGCGGGTGTGGAACCTGTTCGCCGACGCCCCCGAGCCGCTCGGCTACGACCCCGGCGGCATCGGCGTCCCGGGCTGGGACGGCCCCTCCTCACCCGCGTTCTCCGTGCTCCGGCTGGACCCGTGGCGGGTCCGCGTGCTGACCGGCGAGCAGCTGGCCACCGGCGAGCCGGCGGCGGTGTGGCGGGCGTGA